A genomic window from Fibrobacterota bacterium includes:
- the rfbB gene encoding dTDP-glucose 4,6-dehydratase, with amino-acid sequence MKILVTGGAGFIGCNFVKLVLAEKPDWSVINLDLLTYAGNRESLRAEESTARYRFVHGNICDAALVDSLVAEVDAVIHFAAESHNDNSLHDPSPFLQTNLIGTYTLLEAVRKHNKRYHHISTDEVYGDLELDDPDRFHETTPYNPSSPYSSTKAGSDMLVRAWVRSFKVQATISNCSNNYGSYQHVEKFIPRQITNLIDGIKPKLYGKGENVRDWIHVEDHNRAVLEILAKGRIGETYLIGADGEKNNKEVIELILELMGHDPKDYEHVSDRPGHDMRYAIDASKLRTELGWKPRYTAFRDGLKATVDWYKANETWWRAAKEATEKKYAKLGR; translated from the coding sequence ATGAAAATCCTAGTGACCGGCGGCGCCGGCTTCATCGGTTGCAATTTCGTCAAGCTCGTTCTGGCTGAGAAGCCCGATTGGAGCGTCATCAACCTGGATCTTCTGACGTACGCTGGCAATCGCGAGAGCCTGCGCGCGGAAGAGTCCACTGCCCGCTACCGCTTCGTGCACGGCAACATCTGCGATGCGGCCTTGGTGGACAGCCTGGTGGCCGAGGTGGATGCCGTGATCCACTTCGCCGCGGAAAGCCACAACGACAACTCGTTGCATGACCCATCGCCTTTTCTGCAGACCAACCTGATCGGCACCTACACGCTGCTGGAAGCGGTGCGCAAGCACAACAAGCGCTACCACCACATCTCCACGGACGAAGTGTACGGCGATCTGGAACTGGACGATCCGGACCGTTTCCACGAGACCACTCCGTACAACCCCTCCAGCCCCTATTCCAGCACTAAGGCCGGCTCCGATATGCTGGTGCGCGCCTGGGTGCGCTCGTTCAAGGTGCAGGCGACCATCTCCAACTGCTCGAACAACTACGGCTCCTACCAGCACGTGGAGAAGTTCATTCCCCGCCAGATCACCAATCTGATCGACGGCATCAAGCCCAAGCTCTACGGCAAGGGCGAGAACGTGCGCGACTGGATCCACGTGGAAGACCACAACCGCGCCGTCTTGGAAATCCTGGCCAAGGGACGCATCGGCGAGACCTACCTGATCGGCGCCGACGGCGAAAAAAACAACAAGGAAGTGATCGAGCTCATCCTGGAATTGATGGGCCACGACCCGAAGGACTACGAGCATGTGTCGGACCGCCCCGGCCACGACATGCGTTACGCCATCGATGCCTCCAAGCTGCGCACCGAGCTGGGCTGGAAGCCGCGCTACACGGCCTTCCGTGACGGACTCAAGGCCACGGTGGACTGGTACAAGGCCAACGAAACCTGGTGGCGCGCCGCCAAGGAAGCCACCGAAAAGAAGTACGCCAAGCTGGGCCGCTGA
- a CDS encoding gamma carbonic anhydrase family protein codes for MSIHPFMGHVPVLGKGAWIAPGAHVAGRVTLGEDVSIWYNAVLRADINTIVIGARSNIQDNAVIHLADNYGVELGEDVVVGHSAILHACKIGNNVLVGMGSIVMDGVEIGDDCVIAAGALVSPGKRIPAGSMVMGTPGKVVRETTQAERDSNRAMARKYMQIKDTFRGVSEYTL; via the coding sequence ATGTCGATCCATCCATTCATGGGACACGTTCCAGTGCTGGGCAAAGGCGCCTGGATCGCTCCCGGTGCGCATGTGGCGGGACGCGTCACCTTGGGCGAAGATGTGTCCATCTGGTACAACGCGGTGCTGCGCGCCGACATCAACACCATCGTGATCGGTGCGCGCTCGAACATCCAGGACAACGCCGTGATCCACTTGGCCGACAACTACGGCGTGGAACTGGGCGAAGACGTGGTGGTGGGCCATTCGGCCATCCTGCACGCCTGCAAGATCGGCAACAACGTGCTGGTGGGCATGGGATCCATCGTGATGGACGGAGTGGAAATCGGCGACGATTGCGTGATCGCCGCGGGCGCCTTGGTCTCTCCAGGCAAGCGGATTCCTGCCGGTTCCATGGTGATGGGGACTCCAGGCAAGGTGGTGCGTGAAACCACTCAGGCCGAACGCGATTCCAATCGCGCCATGGCCCGCAAGTACATGCAGATCAAAGACACCTTCCGCGGAGTCTCCGAGTATACGCTTTGA
- a CDS encoding YdcF family protein, which produces MLFAIVCGAFLFPDLWVLHQGSKWVVPFDSLDTPGVVVVPGASVLRNGKPSPVLRQRVQEALWVARRWPTAKIVLSGTADGGYDEPLAMSRYLKEHGIDSSRLVFDREGWSTRETILNLGAPRGKIVVVSQKWHLTRALWLARELDWEAWGVVAGREASIGWENLLREHAGRAANFWQMAWRKGSLKVVSLAQSRR; this is translated from the coding sequence ATGCTGTTCGCCATCGTTTGCGGGGCGTTCCTGTTTCCCGACCTTTGGGTGCTCCACCAGGGGAGCAAATGGGTGGTTCCGTTCGATTCGCTGGACACGCCCGGAGTGGTGGTGGTTCCGGGGGCCTCGGTCCTGCGAAATGGCAAGCCCAGCCCGGTCCTTCGCCAGCGGGTGCAAGAAGCGCTCTGGGTGGCACGCCGGTGGCCAACGGCGAAGATCGTTCTGTCCGGGACCGCCGACGGAGGCTACGACGAGCCACTGGCCATGAGCAGATACCTGAAGGAACATGGGATCGATTCTTCGCGCTTGGTGTTCGATCGGGAAGGCTGGAGCACGCGTGAAACCATTTTGAATTTGGGTGCACCCCGGGGAAAAATCGTGGTGGTCAGCCAAAAATGGCACCTGACCCGGGCGCTTTGGCTGGCGCGGGAGCTCGATTGGGAGGCCTGGGGAGTGGTTGCAGGACGCGAGGCGTCCATCGGCTGGGAGAACCTTTTGCGGGAGCATGCGGGCCGGGCTGCAAATTTCTGGCAAATGGCTTGGCGCAAGGGGAGCTTGAAGGTTGTATCGTTAGCGCAAAGCAGACGATGA
- the rimI gene encoding ribosomal protein S18-alanine N-acetyltransferase — MRLPTATLRAMEVRDLPAVCGLDAICQGSPWTKGQFRDEMDHGETGFCCVVDGEAGGIAAYLCAWLAADELSIGTIGVDPQWRRRGLARELVSAAHAWAVSRGGAIAHLEVRSSNAAAIGLYEGMGYRRVGVRRGYYSDNGEDAFLLMADLPGAEGA, encoded by the coding sequence ATGAGGCTCCCGACCGCGACCCTGCGGGCGATGGAGGTTCGGGATCTTCCCGCGGTCTGCGGATTGGATGCGATCTGCCAAGGCAGCCCTTGGACCAAAGGCCAGTTCCGTGACGAAATGGATCATGGCGAGACGGGATTCTGTTGCGTCGTGGACGGCGAGGCCGGAGGCATCGCGGCCTATTTGTGCGCGTGGTTGGCCGCCGACGAGCTTTCGATCGGGACCATCGGAGTCGATCCGCAGTGGCGCCGTCGCGGTTTGGCGCGCGAACTCGTTTCCGCCGCGCACGCCTGGGCGGTATCGCGCGGCGGGGCCATCGCGCACTTGGAGGTGCGCTCCAGCAACGCCGCGGCCATCGGGCTCTACGAGGGGATGGGATACCGGAGAGTCGGTGTCCGGCGAGGCTACTACTCGGACAACGGAGAGGACGCGTTTCTCCTGATGGCCGATCTTCCCGGCGCGGAGGGGGCATGA
- a CDS encoding SpoIIE family protein phosphatase: MNLAPLETASLLWGLVGMATALLVYRVGRRIRRSKKHLEWVFDHVDPMVVVDADLRILRANLPFTEISGKAFASLLEKPLSESVPALEPLSAALRSGILEGKEVPATEIEWNDRVLEAQVFGLVRTRGSRAEGILRLRDITALAHARKLLVDRNAALADLTDALQSELEMAREIQQALLPNDLPRLQGVEFHVRYLPSRPVGGDLYDLCLLDDSHLAIFMADVAGHGLPAAFEAALVRMSFLNHAQAGVDTADIFSRMNRDLRRSLILGHYVTAFVGVLDLETLKLRFCRASHPRPVLLREGEPRRTLGGKGLFLGIVDEGGYVEEEICLAPGDRLCIFTDGYYETANRAGHRLGYEGFVERLPACLGKSPLDVLTQVELDYPGQEANDREDDRTFLALDIRGVRDPVHPVLRRMPRKEPPEIRWFSSAQEGWELVERMRRNLTDVGWPSRDIRRVQLVASELCVNAVLHGLKGRPQAKACCSWVATPTECLFSVHDGGPGFDPASLPDPRDPDRLGLDHGRGVFLVQRIAQELLFDDGGCTITVKVEPQLQADT, from the coding sequence ATGAACCTCGCTCCGCTGGAAACCGCCTCGCTCCTTTGGGGGTTGGTGGGAATGGCGACCGCCTTGTTGGTCTATCGGGTGGGCCGCCGCATTCGCCGGTCCAAAAAACACTTGGAATGGGTGTTCGACCACGTCGATCCGATGGTGGTGGTGGACGCCGATCTGCGGATCCTGCGGGCCAATCTTCCCTTCACGGAAATCTCCGGGAAGGCATTCGCCAGCCTGCTGGAAAAGCCGCTGTCGGAATCCGTCCCAGCGCTCGAGCCGCTTTCCGCCGCGCTGCGCTCCGGCATCCTGGAAGGCAAGGAAGTTCCGGCCACGGAAATCGAATGGAACGACCGGGTTTTGGAAGCCCAGGTGTTCGGTCTGGTGCGCACCAGGGGGTCGCGTGCGGAGGGGATTCTGCGGTTGCGCGACATCACGGCCCTGGCCCATGCCCGCAAGCTCCTGGTGGATCGCAACGCAGCCTTGGCGGATCTGACCGATGCACTCCAATCGGAGCTGGAAATGGCCCGCGAAATCCAGCAGGCCCTGCTTCCCAACGATCTTCCCCGTTTGCAAGGCGTTGAGTTCCATGTCCGGTACCTGCCCTCGCGGCCGGTGGGCGGCGACCTCTACGACCTTTGCCTGCTGGACGATTCCCATCTGGCCATCTTCATGGCCGATGTGGCCGGGCATGGGCTCCCGGCGGCGTTCGAGGCTGCCTTGGTGCGCATGAGCTTCCTGAACCATGCCCAAGCCGGGGTGGATACGGCCGACATCTTCTCCCGCATGAACCGGGATCTGCGTCGCAGCCTGATCCTGGGCCACTACGTGACGGCTTTTGTCGGGGTTCTGGATCTGGAAACATTGAAGCTGCGGTTCTGCCGGGCGAGCCATCCCCGACCCGTGCTGTTGCGCGAAGGGGAGCCAAGGCGGACCTTGGGCGGCAAAGGGTTGTTCCTGGGGATCGTGGACGAAGGCGGCTACGTGGAGGAAGAGATCTGCCTGGCGCCCGGAGATCGGTTGTGCATCTTCACCGACGGCTACTACGAGACGGCCAATCGCGCGGGGCACCGACTGGGTTACGAAGGATTCGTGGAACGGCTTCCCGCATGTCTGGGCAAATCACCGTTGGATGTGCTCACGCAGGTGGAATTGGACTACCCGGGTCAGGAAGCGAACGATCGGGAGGACGACCGGACGTTTCTGGCCCTGGACATCCGCGGCGTGCGCGACCCTGTGCATCCGGTGCTGCGGCGGATGCCCCGGAAGGAGCCGCCGGAAATCCGCTGGTTTTCCAGCGCCCAGGAAGGGTGGGAACTCGTGGAACGGATGCGACGGAATTTGACTGACGTGGGTTGGCCTTCCCGCGACATCCGACGGGTCCAACTGGTGGCCTCGGAGCTTTGTGTGAATGCAGTGCTTCACGGACTGAAAGGGCGCCCTCAGGCCAAGGCGTGCTGCAGTTGGGTGGCCACGCCCACCGAATGCCTCTTTTCCGTCCACGACGGTGGCCCTGGATTCGATCCGGCAAGCCTCCCGGATCCGCGGGATCCGGACCGGTTGGGACTTGATCACGGGAGAGGGGTGTTCCTGGTCCAGCGCATCGCGCAAGAACTCCTGTTCGATGATGGTGGTTGCACCATCACCGTGAAGGTGGAGCCTCAACTCCAGGCGGACACGTGA
- a CDS encoding YdcF family protein, protein MRPSVRGAVAVAGTVLGLWALVSLWHAGFRSAPTPSKARYAFVMDGQGPSGVRVPHALVMLRAGVVDSVVVSGSPVGSDVHYSTVWVRELELSASERGRILELRSRSRSTQDEARLADSVFAALGADSVIVVTSDYHAWRTASTYRTVARGKTVFSFEAAADPFWAMGWFDRGGAKMRAEEWAKRITWTLVECWLVGAQPLPVNRLVRGEEVGTFQPPKWK, encoded by the coding sequence GTGAGGCCTTCCGTCCGTGGCGCCGTTGCGGTGGCTGGAACCGTTCTTGGCCTTTGGGCGTTGGTCAGCCTCTGGCACGCAGGCTTCCGCTCGGCGCCAACGCCTTCCAAGGCCCGCTACGCCTTCGTCATGGATGGACAAGGGCCCAGTGGTGTGCGTGTACCCCATGCCTTGGTGATGCTGCGCGCTGGGGTGGTGGATAGCGTGGTGGTTTCCGGATCCCCGGTGGGAAGCGATGTGCACTACTCGACGGTGTGGGTGCGCGAACTCGAACTTTCCGCTTCCGAACGTGGACGGATCCTGGAATTGCGTTCCAGGTCGAGATCCACCCAGGACGAGGCGCGACTGGCGGATTCCGTGTTTGCCGCCCTCGGGGCCGATTCCGTGATCGTGGTGACTTCGGATTACCATGCTTGGCGCACCGCATCGACGTATCGAACCGTCGCGCGAGGCAAGACGGTCTTCAGCTTCGAGGCGGCAGCGGATCCCTTCTGGGCGATGGGTTGGTTCGACCGCGGCGGCGCGAAGATGCGGGCGGAGGAATGGGCCAAACGGATCACCTGGACTTTGGTGGAATGCTGGCTCGTTGGCGCGCAACCTCTGCCAGTCAATCGCCTGGTCCGCGGCGAGGAAGTCGGGACATTTCAACCACCGAAATGGAAATAG
- a CDS encoding AAA family ATPase — protein MITGVEIGSYRILGDVQAQLKPLTLIVGPNGCGKSTFLAALEVAATVPAEFDDKMTFHVDFDGLDLPGSYEWIAGRGWLFHGSFDDSGIDFKNFHAREQMPKTVLRLQFSMEALRSKSQGTDGCSKFQHQGTNLSRIIAEYKLGDTAKLNLICERLREVVPAIKEIKVRLDQGWFHLAFDTNSATNVPVEHMSDGTVFALGLLTALTFVGDASALVLIDDIDQGLHPLAQKDLVGILRRIQESNPQLQIVATTHSPYLVACVQPEEVLCMNVGDDGLSRMAPLTSHPDYQRWKQDMNPGEFWSLFGDRWVAENKTAA, from the coding sequence ATGATCACCGGGGTTGAAATCGGGTCCTACCGGATCCTGGGCGATGTTCAAGCACAGCTGAAGCCGCTGACCTTGATCGTGGGTCCCAATGGTTGCGGAAAGTCCACCTTCCTTGCTGCGTTGGAAGTGGCTGCGACTGTTCCCGCCGAGTTCGATGATAAAATGACATTTCATGTCGATTTTGATGGTTTAGACCTTCCGGGTAGTTACGAGTGGATCGCCGGACGAGGATGGTTGTTCCACGGCTCGTTTGATGATTCAGGAATTGATTTCAAGAATTTCCACGCTCGTGAACAGATGCCAAAAACCGTCTTGCGCCTCCAATTCTCCATGGAAGCCCTGAGAAGCAAGTCTCAAGGAACGGATGGATGCAGCAAGTTCCAGCATCAAGGCACGAACCTTTCCCGGATCATCGCCGAGTACAAGCTCGGCGATACCGCGAAACTGAATCTCATTTGCGAGCGACTTCGCGAAGTGGTTCCTGCGATCAAGGAAATCAAAGTCCGCCTGGATCAAGGCTGGTTCCATCTGGCCTTTGATACCAACTCCGCCACCAATGTGCCGGTGGAGCACATGAGCGATGGAACCGTATTTGCGCTAGGGCTGTTGACCGCCTTGACATTTGTTGGCGATGCGAGCGCACTGGTGTTGATCGACGACATCGACCAAGGCTTGCACCCCTTGGCCCAGAAAGATCTTGTCGGCATCCTGCGTCGGATCCAGGAGTCCAACCCACAACTGCAAATCGTGGCGACCACTCATTCACCTTACCTTGTGGCCTGCGTGCAGCCGGAAGAAGTCCTCTGCATGAATGTTGGGGACGATGGTCTGTCACGCATGGCGCCGCTGACGTCGCATCCCGACTACCAGCGCTGGAAGCAAGACATGAACCCCGGCGAATTCTGGAGCCTCTTCGGAGACCGGTGGGTGGCCGAGAACAAAACGGCTGCTTGA
- a CDS encoding VacB/RNase II family 3'-5' exoribonuclease — protein MSGQWEKKSKRDWKGELLELVHAEGYEPCTFRDLRHTLNVPKDQTGALQDAIASLLELGRIRIGSRDRIQAVKERPTREQRNADRNRDRDMGREPRRNPKNGRITNQAGMDAPIRTSEWTGPSWKQVQKLFADAHELPGPFTALVREHAAKFSEPTEEDFRGREDCRQDEVCTIDPWNAHDHDDAVAVENLPQGGWRLDVHIADVSHYVTEASAIDKQAIKRAFTTYLPWTAVTMLPQGLAADLCSLLDGKDRLALSCRMEIAPDGEILNFKFFEAVVRVRRFLSYEQAQELADKGDAALQRLKACSEVMLQRRKKENLLEFDLPEPKMVFDDKGEPVDARVEDRLPSHRWIEEAMLAANRCCARLLDDKSLPGLYRVHEPPEQESLFQISNWATTLELPKWMPSRRAEAEDNNLRPRVQEWLGAILASGVIPTGLQGKIIRSMKKARYSPDCRGHFALGWLHYAHYTSPIRRYPDLWTHRVIKEHLRSTEVPARWTPSVRKLASHVSGREDSVVKAERSGNKCCAAWILRERLGEEFTATITGVEAVGMFVQIKSPWAEGMVHVRRMTDDFYEYNEERMELCGRRGGKVFRLGDVIQVRLAQADPVQGWVDFEPIFLDEQGLPIPSRPGASRRMDPPKARVEHVRANKSPNGKGKNKGGKGKPKGRH, from the coding sequence ATGTCTGGGCAATGGGAAAAAAAGAGCAAGCGGGATTGGAAGGGCGAGCTGTTGGAGCTCGTCCATGCGGAGGGCTACGAGCCCTGCACGTTCCGTGATTTGCGCCACACCCTCAACGTGCCCAAGGACCAGACCGGAGCCTTGCAGGACGCCATTGCGAGCCTCCTCGAGCTGGGCCGGATCCGCATCGGGTCGCGCGACCGCATCCAAGCGGTCAAGGAGAGGCCCACCCGCGAACAGCGCAACGCCGATCGCAACCGCGACCGGGACATGGGCCGCGAACCGCGCCGCAATCCCAAGAACGGGCGCATCACCAACCAGGCGGGAATGGATGCTCCCATCCGCACGTCCGAATGGACGGGGCCTTCCTGGAAGCAAGTGCAGAAATTGTTCGCCGATGCCCACGAGTTGCCCGGGCCCTTCACCGCTTTGGTCCGCGAGCACGCCGCCAAGTTCAGCGAACCCACGGAAGAGGATTTCCGGGGCCGCGAGGATTGCCGCCAGGACGAGGTCTGCACCATCGACCCGTGGAACGCCCACGACCACGACGACGCCGTGGCGGTGGAGAACCTCCCCCAGGGCGGCTGGCGATTGGATGTCCACATCGCCGACGTTTCCCACTACGTGACGGAAGCCAGCGCCATCGACAAGCAGGCGATCAAACGCGCCTTCACCACCTATCTGCCGTGGACGGCCGTCACCATGCTCCCGCAGGGGCTGGCCGCCGACCTCTGTTCGCTGTTGGACGGCAAGGACCGACTCGCGTTGTCGTGTCGCATGGAGATCGCTCCGGATGGAGAGATCCTCAACTTCAAGTTCTTCGAGGCGGTCGTTCGTGTGCGACGGTTTTTGTCCTACGAGCAGGCCCAGGAGCTGGCCGACAAGGGCGATGCCGCGTTGCAGCGCCTCAAGGCTTGCTCCGAGGTGATGCTTCAGCGTCGCAAGAAGGAAAACCTGCTGGAGTTCGATCTTCCCGAACCGAAGATGGTCTTCGACGACAAGGGCGAGCCCGTGGATGCCCGCGTGGAAGATCGCCTGCCTTCGCACCGTTGGATCGAAGAGGCCATGCTGGCCGCCAACCGCTGCTGCGCGCGGCTTCTGGACGACAAATCCCTACCAGGGCTCTATCGCGTGCACGAACCGCCCGAACAGGAATCGCTGTTCCAGATCTCCAACTGGGCCACCACGCTGGAGCTGCCCAAGTGGATGCCCTCGCGGCGTGCCGAGGCGGAAGACAACAACCTCCGCCCCCGCGTGCAGGAATGGCTGGGCGCCATCCTGGCCAGCGGCGTGATTCCCACCGGTCTGCAAGGCAAGATCATCCGCTCCATGAAGAAGGCCCGCTACAGCCCCGACTGCCGCGGCCACTTCGCGCTGGGTTGGCTGCACTACGCCCACTACACCAGCCCCATCCGCCGCTATCCCGACCTGTGGACCCACCGCGTGATCAAGGAGCACCTGAGGTCCACCGAGGTTCCCGCACGTTGGACGCCTTCCGTGCGCAAGCTCGCCAGCCACGTGAGCGGACGCGAAGACTCCGTGGTGAAGGCAGAGCGTTCCGGCAACAAATGCTGCGCCGCGTGGATCCTGCGCGAGCGCTTGGGCGAAGAATTCACCGCCACCATCACCGGGGTGGAAGCGGTGGGGATGTTCGTGCAAATCAAATCGCCGTGGGCCGAAGGCATGGTCCATGTGCGGCGCATGACCGACGACTTCTACGAATACAACGAAGAGCGGATGGAGCTCTGCGGCCGACGCGGTGGCAAGGTCTTCCGGCTCGGGGACGTGATCCAGGTGCGCCTGGCGCAGGCGGATCCTGTCCAGGGATGGGTGGATTTCGAACCGATCTTCCTCGATGAACAGGGATTGCCCATTCCTTCCCGCCCCGGTGCCTCGCGCCGGATGGATCCGCCGAAAGCTCGCGTGGAACATGTTCGGGCGAACAAGAGCCCCAACGGGAAGGGGAAGAACAAGGGCGGCAAAGGAAAGCCGAAGGGCCGCCACTAG
- a CDS encoding TIGR02147 family protein, giving the protein MASVFDSSDYREYLREHYNALKARNPLLSYRWLSAKAGINSSAFFPQIIEGRRNLTKGSLLKVVRALEMTGPEAEYFENLVFFNQARTLEEKNHFFDRLVSIQSQARSNAILPEHYEYFAQWWHPAVREAAVLRPWGDDWERLGAFLRPAITSEQARDSIQLLLRLGFLRRKGKGYLQVEPVLRASGGPFPDLRLARFQVSMLQLAQQAFDRVPGTERSGAATVFGISEQTFHRFVKRSRQFRAQLQEMARVDEKADRVYLLSMNLVPLSRIEAAP; this is encoded by the coding sequence ATGGCAAGCGTATTCGACAGCTCCGACTATCGGGAATATCTTCGGGAGCACTACAACGCGCTCAAAGCGCGCAACCCGCTGCTCAGCTATCGCTGGCTTTCCGCCAAGGCCGGCATCAACAGCTCGGCGTTCTTTCCCCAGATCATCGAAGGTCGTCGCAACCTGACAAAGGGCAGCTTGCTGAAGGTGGTCAGAGCCTTGGAAATGACGGGTCCGGAGGCGGAATATTTCGAGAACCTGGTCTTTTTCAACCAGGCGCGCACCCTCGAGGAGAAGAACCATTTTTTCGATCGACTGGTTTCGATCCAGAGCCAAGCGCGAAGCAACGCGATTCTTCCCGAACACTACGAATACTTCGCACAATGGTGGCACCCCGCGGTGCGCGAAGCCGCCGTTTTGCGCCCCTGGGGCGACGACTGGGAGAGGCTGGGCGCCTTTTTGCGGCCGGCCATCACCTCCGAGCAAGCGCGGGACTCCATCCAGCTTCTTCTGAGGTTGGGCTTTTTGCGTCGCAAGGGAAAGGGTTATTTACAGGTGGAGCCCGTTCTGAGGGCATCGGGTGGACCGTTTCCCGATCTTCGACTGGCCCGGTTCCAGGTCTCCATGCTCCAGTTGGCCCAGCAAGCGTTCGATCGTGTCCCTGGAACGGAACGATCAGGTGCGGCTACCGTCTTTGGCATTTCCGAACAGACCTTCCATCGGTTCGTGAAACGTTCTCGCCAATTTCGTGCACAACTCCAGGAAATGGCCCGAGTGGACGAAAAAGCCGACCGAGTCTATCTCCTATCCATGAATCTGGTACCCCTCAGTCGGATCGAAGCCGCTCCATGA
- a CDS encoding carboxypeptidase regulatory-like domain-containing protein — translation MRSWHLISVCFLVVWFAGCSEPTAGGSTDTETGALAGLATLSDGSRVANARVVAYPASQAVVPAEPIRQGISSSEGAYRLEGLPAGRWTLEFVAVDGRRGLLQDLVVTSAVVTNRDAVLHTPGRIRLSTSVDTSAPWVEGTGHIGRIRGGFWVVDSIPAGVPLVLRRGMGNASRIVALLALAPAQDTLVP, via the coding sequence ATGAGATCTTGGCATCTGATCAGCGTCTGCTTTCTGGTGGTTTGGTTCGCAGGATGCTCCGAACCGACGGCGGGAGGGTCGACCGACACCGAGACAGGGGCCTTGGCAGGTTTGGCCACCCTCTCCGATGGAAGTCGGGTCGCGAACGCTCGGGTGGTCGCCTACCCTGCCTCGCAAGCGGTCGTTCCGGCGGAACCCATTCGGCAAGGCATTTCCTCCTCGGAAGGAGCCTACCGGCTGGAAGGCCTGCCCGCAGGGCGCTGGACGCTGGAATTCGTCGCTGTCGATGGCCGCCGTGGACTCCTCCAGGATCTCGTGGTGACCTCGGCTGTGGTCACGAACCGCGACGCGGTGCTCCATACGCCTGGGCGGATTCGTTTGTCGACAAGCGTCGATACGAGCGCTCCTTGGGTCGAGGGGACCGGGCACATCGGCCGCATCCGCGGCGGATTCTGGGTGGTCGATTCGATTCCCGCGGGCGTTCCGTTGGTCCTGCGACGTGGCATGGGGAACGCCTCACGGATTGTGGCGCTCCTCGCCCTGGCTCCAGCCCAGGACACCCTGGTTCCTTGA